The Fusarium fujikuroi IMI 58289 draft genome, chromosome FFUJ_chr12 genome includes a window with the following:
- a CDS encoding related to adenine phosphoribosyltransferase, translating to MATLDTLKQALRQTARATAPHATQPLSHVEYSAGFDVLFQGSESTTYQKFIVPQLSSLLRRLLKSRGYISLLEIGPGPKSIVGYLPYHIRRKVRRYVAFEPNDLFAIRLDDWLHHISGTETPLPCLERRPDIHQMPFTPENDNKNTRSSTGIGASEGEKFDVVIFCHSMYGMKPKRKFIERALKSLDDHSEPGIVAVFHRDGDLNLDGLVCHSTASFPTGVVRVATDDEKMDRFTSLIAGFTFAEAKMDEAIRGEWRKLCHALGRCEKAHPDHLLFSSPNVMATFTKQAITLPDLMAQMPLVDKGRRIKNQEARLHRPASIVRPKQIQHIQQCVNWALEQNVGLTVIGGSHSGQCLWPNVVAIDMGAFDQVHTVTTVTEGEGPNLDSTPLVIAEAGCNTGDIIRKTMAVGLTVPMGARPSVGSGLWLQGGVGHLTRLHGLACDAIVGAVMVSVASGQVLYVGRVPSKHRPAGAMKSEDESDILWALKGAGTNFGIIVSVVFEAHAARIYCVRNWSIPLKDHHEARLKLHEFDQCTKTFARHCSADAYLYSNNAQIHLGVTLIESATTKVASQSHTLIDSALGPEGSLETVDGVGLFETEMYVSGMHGGHGGGKTSSFKRCLFLKQIGAVGISDVLLAAIETRPSPLCYIHLLQGGGALSDVADDATAFGCRDWDFACVITAVWPRDQGGTEVALDAVKWVYDVARDLLPLSSGAYGADLGPDPRDTPLAAMAFGPNGPRLAWLKETLDPRKVLAYACPLPTPPTKQKLIILVTGESGAGKDHCADIWVSMFTRCAHKHCKARKASISDTTKREYAAATGADFGALLLDRAYKEQHRPELTAFFKEQMRQQPRLPEKHFLNVVSGAADTDVLVITGMRDEAPTATLSHLVPNCRLLDIHVTASEKTRQARRKCQVKENNLHDHDYKNGHRGSNGSDCKSNSTTLNYLHSLVFDNEATGDGVAGRFADKYLLPLLHKDLERLATMVVPVPDFPRPGIDFRHVLNIAQRQGGLALCTSLLQTQFKGDWGEVGAVACCEAGGFVYASALAQQVNVPMALIREAGKLPPPTFSVNKPSSHISGSEFNHLGGKKIEMSQDLIPRGASVVVIDDVLATGKTLYAVLQLLAEAGIGNENISIMVVAEFPVHHGRELLYYHGFGDISLQSLLVFDGV from the coding sequence ATGGCCACTCTCGACACCCTGAAGCAAGCCCTTAGGCAGACAGCGAGGGCGACAGCACCGCACGCAACGCAGCCGTTGTCCCACGTGGAGTACAGCGCCGGTTTCGACGTCCTTTTTCAAGGCTCGGAATCAACGACATACCAGAAATTTATTGTCCCTCAACTCTCTTCGCTCCTACGTCGTTTACTGAAGTCGCGGGGTTATATCTCGCTGCTAGAAATCGGACCCGGACCAAAGAGCATTGTTGGATACTTGCCTTATCATATCAGGCGCAAAGTCAGGAGATATGTTGCATTCGAGCCTAATGACTTGTTTGCCATAAGACTAGATGATTGGCTTCACCACATCTCAGGAACAGAGACTCCTCTGCCGTGCCTGGAACGCCGGCCCGATATTCATCAGATGCCGTTCACGCCAGAAAATGACAACAAAAACACAAGAAGCAGTACAGGGATTGGGGCAAGTGAAGGTGAGAAGTTTGATGTCGTCATATTCTGCCATAGCATGTACGGCATGAAACCTAAACGCAAATTTATCGAACGGGCATTGAAATCACTTGACGATCATTCAGAACCGGGAATAGTGGCGGTGTTCCATCGTGATGGCGACTTGAACCTTGACGGCTTGGTGTGTCATAGCACGGCGTCTTTCCCTACCGGTGTCGTTCGGGTAGCaaccgatgatgagaaaatgGACCGATTTACTTCTTTGATCGCGGGCTTCACCTTCGCAGAGGCGAAAATGGATGAAGCTATTCGGGGCGAATGGCGTAAGCTATGCCACGCACTTGGTCGTTGTGAAAAGGCACACCCCGACCATCTCTTGTTCAGTTCGCCCAACGTCATGGCCACTTTTACTAAACAAGCAATTACATTGCCGGACTTGATGGCACAGATGCCATTGGTGGATAAAGGCAGGAGAATTAAAAACCAGGAAGCCCGCCTCCACCGTCCCGCATCGATTGTTAGACCGAAACAGATTCAGCACATTCAGCAATGTGTGAACTGGGCCCTTGAACAAAACGTTGGTCTTACTGTCATAGGCGGAAGTCATAGCGGCCAGTGTCTTTGGCCTAACGTTGTCGCCATTGACATGGGTGCTTTTGATCAAGTACACACGGTCACAACTGTGACGGAGGGAGAAGGACCCAATCTTGATTCTACACCCCTGGTTATCGCGGAGGCTGGCTGCAATACTGGAGACATCATCCGCAAAACTATGGCAGTAGGCTTGACAGTACCTATGGGAGCCCGCCCAAGTGTAGGGTCAGGACTCTGGCTGCAGGGCGGCGTTGGACATTTGACCAGGTTGCACGGGCTTGCGTGTGACGCCATCGTGGGTGCAGTAATGGTTAGCGTGGCCTCTGGTCAAGTACTATACGTCGGTCGCGTACCAAGCAAACATCGACCGGCCGGTGCCATGAAGTCAGAAGATGAGAGCGATATATTATGGGCTTTGAAAGGCGCAGGGACCAACTTTGGCATCATTGTCAGCGTTGTATTTGAAGCTCATGCGGCCCGAATATATTGCGTCCGGAACTGGAGCATCCCCCTAAAAGACCATCATGAAGCGCGGCTCAAGCTTCACGAATTTGATCAGTGTACCAAAACTTTTGCTCGGCACTGTTCCGCGGATGCGTATTTGTATTCAAATAACGCGCAGATACATCTTGGCGTGACGCTGATCGAATCTGCTACGACTAAAGTTGCTTCCCAGTCGCATACGCTCATAGACTCAGCATTGGGGCCGGAAGGTAGTCTCGAGACGGTTGATGGCGTCGGCCTATTCGAAACCGAAATGTACGTATCCGGTATGCACGGTGGACATGGTGGTGGCAAGACGTCCTCATTCAAGCGGTGTTTATTTTTGAAACAAATCGGGGCTGTGGGAATCTCCGACGTCTTATTAGCGGCCATAGAGACTCGTCCGTCTCCGCTCTGTTACATTCATCTGCTTCAAGGAGGTGGGGCGCTCAGCGATGTGGCCGATGATGCTACTGCTTTTGGCTGTCGAGACTGGGATTTTGCCTGTGTGATAACTGCTGTCTGGCCTCGTGACCAGGGCGGAACTGAAGTTGCTCTAGATGCCGTGAAATGGGTGTATGATGTGGCTAGAGACTTATTGCCTTTGAGCAGCGGAGCTTATGGTGCGGACCTTGGGCCGGATCCCAGAGATACGCCGCTGGCAGCCATGGCTTTCGGACCAAACGGACCGCGCCTGGCCTGGCTCAAGGAGACCCTAGACCCACGCAAGGTGTTGGCTTACGCCTGTCCGCTCCCAACACCGCCAACAAAACAGAAGCTAATTATTCTTGTTACGGGAGAAAGCGGGGCTGGTAAAGATCACTGCGCTGATATTTGGGTCTCCATGTTTACTAGATGTGCCCACAAACACTGCAAGGCACGCAAGGCCAGCATCAGCGACACCACCAAGCGAGAATACGCAGCAGCTACCGGCGCAGACTTCGGTGCTCTGTTGCTGGATCGCGCTTACAAGGAACAACACAGACCAGAATTGACGGCATTCTTCAAGGAACAGATGCGCCAACAACCTCGGCTTCCCGAGAAGCACTTCCTGAATGTGGTGTCCGGCGCCGCAGATACGGATGTACTGGTAATCACCGGGATGAGAGATGAGGCACCGACTGCAACCCTGTCGCATTTGGTTCCAAACTGCAGATTGCTTGACATTCACGTCACAGCTAGTGAAAAGACTCGACAAGCTCGCCGGAAGTGCCAAGTCAAGGAGAATAATCTACATGATCACGATTATAAGAATGGCCATCGTGGCAGCAATGGTAGTGATTGTAAGTCGAACTCAACAACATTGAACTACCTTCACAGTCTTGTCTTCGACAATGAAGCAACGGGAGACGGCGTGGCCGGGAGGTTTGCGGATAAGTACCTACTTCCCCTCCTCCACAAGGACCTGGAGCGACTAGCTACTATGGTGGTCCCTGTGCCCGACTTCCCACGCCCAGGCATCGATTTCCGACATGTGCTCAACATCGCCCAACGGCAGGGCGGGTTGGCTTTGTGCACTTCTCTGCTACAAACCCAGTTCAAAGGTGATTGGGGTGAAGTTGGAGCGGTGGCTTGTTGCGAAGCGGGAGGCTTCGTGTATGCATCCGCGTTGGCCCAGCAAGTCAACGTCCCCATGGCACTAATCCGCGAAGCCGGGAAGCTTCCCCCGCCCACCTTCTCTGTCAATAAGCCATCATCACATATCTCCGGCTCAGAATTTAATCATCTAGGAGGGAAGAAAATCGAGATGAGTCAAGATTTGATTCCTAGGGGCGCATCAGTGGTTGTAATAGACGACGTACTTGCCACTGGAAAGACGCTTTATGCAGTGCTTCAACTTTTGGCTGAAGCAGGTATTGGTAATGAGAATATCAGCATCATGGTAGTAGCTGAATTTCCAGTTCACCACGGCCGGGAACTATTGTATTATCATGGCTTTGGTGATATCAGTCTTCAAAGCCTTTTGGTTTTTGATGGGGTCTAG
- a CDS encoding related to qde-1 RNA-dependent RNA polymerase (RdRP), whose amino-acid sequence MATIDGIPADSRMSSSNPYQKQSNVNNIRFNNDHRRSLHLVTSSPDDDNRYHAYSDEPPLPRSFEEDISPSSSIIDAMEELFIDYGQSETRNNTANPKYDQLTRSSVMRDCDIRAHHPVEAGDKISMGVTLTEPFGFIWPKCPTEMENAPMIVKWEVCRIACHCSLNLEGVPLKYLSQWRDQDVFWKALKQYNCFRHQNLPPKCDREVWEQSHGQDLNTERAVEYKARLHFDDPNKEPLLELEKPVLGKSSRLRRKFGFNRFTELQLLFSDKCATILKNKDKKRVLARWLVRERHLFLTQEWVAVFIEEIQSRKGKLGLVAPRKTGKHVVLFAEHVKGFNIGSNMPARASLINRPSASTSVDSFCDRYDVLDWLLQLDSNTDQPYIKLFHRISLGLSKTTPTVLLSERSIRKMHTDVISPNGTPMNDGIGKVSQLLMREVRDAMGLDFLPAAIQARIGGAKGLWMMDLSPYSLDERWIEIYPSQRKWDCNWSDPGHRTLEVISVSCYTGPAFLNLQFIPILEERAVNRKLMRRILSERIGEHLRNDLDNVKAATETPEVFRKWIHGTSYTTFGDRQDGTSWFVGGLPSNWPGTMSFLADGGFEPMRLEFLNSMMFDHQKDRWKHMETKLHIKITKSTSALMTVDFQGVLAPNEVQLCFSPAFDDGQQTLDDLGGFQVLVGRCPAHLPSDIQKVNAVFKPELRHFKNVIVFSSLGDEPLANKLSGGDYDGDKAWVCWDPDIVDNFKSTDMPSPHNFEEYFQPNTQTLGSLASRYGRPHYLDMFLEKAFDFHLNPSFMGICTSYKESLAYHEGSIGNEIVIKLSLLLSALVDQEKSGFEFDDNSWCRIKEELCGGKMFLKAPTYKTDNLAALATSNHIIDFLKLRIHQRIQDGIREFSDYQKCSGIGYDKPLLTTFDPDLVRYWNDFEDQANQITSLFDPSSCWFKDFRSSLIQEIDECGTYWKKAMSGKEHYLTKVVPVHERWKDISPVIKSDSLVASLMASSLKSGVGSSKELEPWDLLKASLTFKRHHQRTKFVWYIAGRQLQFIKACRGRGNNGNGILPPIPVVSRMYRILRPDTRRIERVLASQEENFEDD is encoded by the exons ATGGCTACTATCGATGGAATTCCTGCTGACAGTAGAATGTCTTCTTCAAATCCATACCAGAAGCAATCTAACGTTAACAACATACGCTTCAACAACGACCATCGGCGTTCGCTTCATCTTGTAACATCTTCCCCCGATGATGATAATCGATATCATGCATACTCTGACGAGCCACCACTTCCGAGAAGCTTCGAGGAAGACatttctccatcatcttcaattaTAGATGCAATGGAAGAGCTTTTTATAGATTACGGTCAGAGCGAAACACGGAACAACACAGCTAACCCCAAATATGATCAGCTGACTCGGTCTTCGGTCATGCGAGACTGTGACATAAGAGCTCATCATCCTGTAGAAGCAGGTGACAAGATCTCCATGGGAGTCACACTGACAGAACCTTTCGGTTTCATATGGC CGAAATGCCCTACAGAGATGGAGAACGCACCGATGATAGTCAAATGGGAAGTTTGCCGTATTGCATGCCACTGTTCTTTGAATTTAGAAGGTGTACCCCTGAAGTATCTCTCACAATGGAGAGATCAGGATGTTTTCTGGAAAGCCCTGAAACAGTACAATTGCTTCCGTCATCAAAACTTGCCACCAAAGTGTGATAGAGAAGTATGGGAACAAAGCCATGGACAAGATCTTAACACGGAAAGAGCTGTAGAGTATAAGGCCAGGCTACACTTTGACGATCCAAACAAGGAACCATTGCTGGAGCTTGAGAAACCTGTGCTTGGAAAAAGCTCCCGACTTCGTCGAAAATTTGGTTTCAATCGTTTTACAGAACTTCAGCTGCTCTTTAGCGATAAATGCGCGACAATCCTCAAAAATAAAGACAAAAAGAGAGTACTAGCCAGATGGCTAGTCCGAGAGCGTCATCTATTTCTGACTCAGGAATGGGTAGCAGTTTTCATCGAGGAAATACAATCAAGAAAAGGAAAACTCGGCTTAGTCGCACCTAGGAAAACTGGCAAACACGTTGTTCTGTTCGCAGAGCACGTGAAAGGATTCAACATCGGCTCTAATATGCCTGCAAGGGCTAGTCTGATCAATCGTCCATCAGCTTCCACGTCAGTTGATTCATTTTGTGACAGGTACGATGTACTGGACTGGCTTTTGCAGCTTGATTCCAACACAGATCAGCCTTACATTAAGCTATTTCATCGAATTTCGTTAG GCCTAAGCAAAACAACCCCTACTGTGTTGCTCTCGGAAAGGTCTATTCGGAAAATGCATACAGATGTTATATCTCCAAACGGTACGCCCATGAACGATGGCATCGGAAAAGTTTCTCAGCTGCTTATGAGGGAGGTGCGGGATGCCATGGGTCTGGACTTTCTCCCAGCAGCGATTCAAGCTAGGATTGGTGGGGCTAAAGGGCTCTGGATGATGGATCTAAGTCCTTATTCCCTAGACGAGCGCTGGATCGAGATATATCCATCGCAGCGAAAATGGGATTGTAACTGGTCTGATCCCGGACACCGAACCTTGGAAGTGATTTCAGTTTCTTGTTATACGGGACCAGCCTTTCTGAACCTCCAGTTCATTCCAATCTTGGAAGAGCGAGCAGTTAATCGAAAGCTCATGCGCAGAATTCTTTCCGAACGCATAGGCGAGCACCTTCGTAACGACTTGGACAATGTCAAAGCAGCCACAGAAACACCGGAGGTCTTTCGAAAGTGGATCCATGGAACTTCCTACACCACGTTTGGTGATAGACAAGATGGCACATCATGGTTTGTGGGAGGTTTACCTTCAAACTGGCCTGGGACAATGAGCTTTCTTGCTGACGGCGGTTTTGAACCAATGAGGCTCGAGTTCCTCAATAGTATGATGTTCGATCATCAAAAAGACCGTTGGAAACATATGGAAACCAAGCTTCATATCAAGATTACCAAGTCAACTTCGGCATTGATGACCGTCGATTTCCAGGGGGTCCTGGCGCCAAATGAGGTTCAGCTGTGCTTTTCACCGGCATTTGATGATGGACAACAGACCCTTGATGACCTTGGTGGATTTCAGGTGCTTGTTGGCCGCTGCCCAGCACATCTACCAAGCGATATTCAAAAGGTAAATGCTGTGTTCAAGCCAGAGCTACGACACTTCAAAAATGTCATCGTATTCTCTTCTTTAGGCGACGAGCCACTAGCAAATAAGCTCTCAGGGGGGGATTATGACGGAGATAAGGCCTGGGTTTGCTGGGATCCAGACATAGTCGACAATTTCAAGAGCACTGACATGCCTTCACCGCACAATTTCGAGGAGTACTTCCAGCCCAACACTCAGACGTTAGGAAGTCTAGCATCCCGATACGGCAGGCCTCACTATTTGGACATGTTTTTGGAAAAAGCCTTCGACTTCCATCTTAACCCCTCTTTCATGGGCATTTGCACAagctataaagaaagcttagcTTATCATGAGGGCAGTATCGGAAATGAGATCGTCATCAAACTGAGCTTGCTTTTAAGTGCGCTCGTGGACCAAGAGAAAAGCGGTTTCGAATTTGACGACAATAGTTGGTGTCGTATCAAGGAAGAGCTGTGTGGTGGCAAAATGTTCCTGAAAGCTCCAACCTATAAAACCGACAACCTTGCGGCTTTAGCTACCTCGAACCATATTATCGATTTCCTCAAACTTAGAATACACCAGCGGATACAAGACGGGATCAGAGAGTTTTCTGATTACCAAAAGTGTTCTGGCATTGGATACGATAAACCACTGCTCACCACGTTTGATCCAGACCTTGTTAGGTATTGGAACGATTTTGAGGACCAAGCAAACCAGATAACATCACTATTCGATCCATCTTCCTGCTGGTTCAAAGACTTCCGGTCAAGTCTCATTCAGGAAATAGATGAATGTGGGACATATTGGAAGAAGGCGATGTCTGGCAAAGAACACTACCTGACCAAGGTCGTCCCTGTTCATGAACGGTGGAAGGATATCTCACCGGTTATTAAAAGTGACTCGCTAGTTGCATCTCTAATGGCATCCTCACTCAAAAGTGGGGTAGGGAGCTCGAAAGAGTTAGAACCGTGggatcttctcaaagctAGTCTCACCTTTAAGAGACATCATCAACGTACCAAATTCGTTTGGTACATAGCAGGTCGGCAACTACAGTTTATCAAAGCTTGTAGAGGAAGAGGTAATAATGGGAATGGTATACTGCCACCGATTCCTGTGGTTTCGAGGATGTACAGAATCCTGCGTCCAGATACAAGACGAATTGAGAGGGTCCTTGCTAGTCAAGAAGAGAATTTTGAGGATGATTGA